Part of the Novosphingobium sp. ZN18A2 genome, CTTCGGACGTGCGCCCCGGCCAGTCGATCCGGCGGACCCGGTGGCCGTCGCGCGCGGTCCAGAACCCTTCGCTGGCCGCCGCGGGTATCGCGCGCCGATCGAAACCGCCTGCCATTATGTCATTGAACTCCCTGGGCCGGTGTATTTGCAAGTCTGCCTAATTCCGCCTTTTTGGGCTTGGTTACTTTTTGCTAATCCCTGCGCGCTATCCCCTAATGCCATGCAGGGGGACTATCTCGTTTACGGGCTGCTTACAGCCTTGGCAATCGCGCTGCTTTTCGCGGCATTCACCGATATGCGCCGGCGTCAGATCGACAACTGGCTCAACGCGGGGATTGCTCTGGCGGCGCCGGTTTACTGGTATGCCAGCGGCCTTACGCTGTGGCCGGGCGTTGCCTTGCAATTTGCCGTCGCGGCAGGCGCTTTCGCCATCCTTGCGGTGCTTTTCGCACTGAAGATGATGGGCGGGGGCGACGTCAAGCTGCTTACCGCGCTTGCGCTTTGGCTGCCCTGGCAACCGTTCCTCCAGCTGGTCGTTCTGATGAGCCTTCTGGGGGGCGTCCTCACCATCGTCCTTGGGTCGTGGCATGTGATGCGGCGCCAGAAGGACAAACTCAAAATTCCCTACGGCGTGGCCATAGCCACGGCCGGGATCTGGGTGCTCGCGGTCAACTACTGGCCCGTGTCCCAGGCTGCCGGCGGGCATTTGGGGTGAACCGGATATTAACCATTTTGCCCAAAGGATACGGGCTGTTCTTGAAGGGGCGGGACTAAAGCCATGGACAAGAGAAAGCTGATTCTGCTGGTCGGCGCGCTGATCGTCGCGATCGGCACCGCGTTTGCCGCAAGGAGCCTGTTCATCGGCGCATCCACGCCGAAGGCAGAAGCCGCGGCCAAGGTTCCCAAGGGACCGAAGGTTCTCGTCGCGCAGCGTGCGCTGCCGGTGGGCACGATCATCACCGCCGATGCGGTGGGCTATCAGGACTGGCCCAAGGGGCTGGTGCAGGACGCCTATTTCATCGACGGCGAAGCGGACATGAGCAAGCTGCTCGGCACCGTCGTGCGCCACCCGATAACCGCGGGCGAACCGATCACGCAGGGCTCGCTCGTCGCGCCGGGTGACCGCGGCTTCCTCGCCGCCGCTCTCGGCCCGGGCATGCGCGCCGTCACCATCCCGGTTTCCGCGCGCACCGGCGTTGCGGGCTTCGTTTTCCCGGGCGACCATATCGACCTGGTGCTGACGCAGTCCGTCAAGGGCCAGGGTCAGGGCCAGACGCTGAAGGCATCGGAAACGATCCTGAAGAACCTGCGCGTGCTCGCCACCGACCAGAAGACCTCGTCCGAAACGGTCGACGGCAAGACCCGCGTGCGCACGTTCAGCACTGTCACCATCGAAGTGACGCCCAAGCTGGCCGAAGAAGTCGCCGTGGCGCAGACCATAGGCACGATCAGCCTGTCGCTGCGTTCGCTGGCGGACAGCCAGAGCGATCTCGACAAGGCGCTGGCCACCAGTGACGTGAAGGTGCCCAACGGCGCATCGAAGGCCGAGGAAGACCAGCTGATCAGGACCGCGCTGGCGCGTCCGTCGGACAAGGGTTCCACTTACACCACGGGCGGCGATGTCTCGCGCTTCCAGCGCAAGTCGATGCCCGCCATGAGCCCGTCGCCCGCCTTCGGTCAGCCGATGGGCGCCGGCCCGATCGCTTCCGCCCGTCCGGCCGGTCCGGTGGTGCGCGTGACCCGCGGCAAGAATACCGAAGCCGTCGTGGTCGGAGCGAAATGAAATGAAGCGTGACACCACGGATCTCGTGAGGGGCAAGACCATGAAACGCCGTATCACTTCCTCGTTGCTGGCAGCGGTGTTCGTCGCCGCCCCGCTGGCCCTGATGCCCGCGGTAACGCCGGCTAACGCCCAGGCTGCCAACCAGCCGTCCAAGACCATCGTCCTGTCGATCGGTCGCGGCCAGCTGATCACCGTCCCGGGCAAGATGTCGGACGTCTTCGTGGCCGACGACGCGATTGCCGACGTCCAGGTGAAGTCGACCAACCAGCTCTATGTCTTCGGCAAGGGCGGCGGGGAGACCACGGTCTATGCCAGCAACAGCCGCGGCGACGTGGTCTGGTCGGCCAACATCCGGGTGGGTTCGAACATTGACTCGATCGACCAGATGCTGCGCCTCGCCATGCCCGAGGCCAAGATCCACGTCGCGACGATGAACAACACCGTCCTGCTGACCGGTACCGTGAAGGCGCCCGAGGATGCGGCCGAGGCCGAGCGCCTGGTCAAGGCCTTCGTCGGCGACAAGACCAACGTGATCAGCCGGCTGAAGATGGCAACGCCGCTTCAGGTGAACCTGCAGGTCAAGATCGCCGAAGTCAGCCGCACGCTGGTGCGCGATATCGGCGTGAACCTGGTCAACCGCGACAACACGGGCGGCTTCGTCTTCGGCGTATCGCAGGGGGCGGCTCCCGGCACGATCGGCGCGATCAATACGTCGGGCTTCCCGTCGCTGGACGCCTCGTCGCTTTATGGCCTGCCGGCCGGTTCGGTCTCGCTGCCGTTCAACCCGGCCACCGGCAAGTTCGTGACAGGCGGCACGAATTACACCTTCAACCCCAACGCGTCGGGCGCGACGCGGCTGGGCATGGCGGGGCGCCTGCTGGGCATGGATGTGCTCGGCGCGCTGGACCTGGGTGAGAAGCTGGGCCTTGTAACCACGCTTTCGCAGCCCAACCTGACCGCGCTTTCGGGCGAAACCGCAGACTTCCTTGCCGGCGGCGAATTCCCGATCCCGATCAGCCAGGGCCTTGGCACCACGACGATCCAGTACCGCAAGTACGGCGTCAGCCTGGCCTATACGCCCACGGTGCTCGCCAACGGCCGCATCTCGCTGCGCGTCCGCCCGGAAGTGTCCGAACTTTCGAGCCAGGGTGCGGTAACGCTGAACGGCTTCACCGTTCCGGCACTGACCGTGCGCCGCGCGGAAACGACCGTGGAACTCGGCTCTGGCCAGAGCTTCATGATCGCCGGGCTGATGAGCAACAATTCGCAGAACAACCTGCAAAAGGCGCCGGGCCTGGGCGACATTCCGATCCTGGGTTCGCTGTTCCGTTCGACCAACTACCAGAAGGGGCAGACCGAACTGGTCATCGTTGTGACGCCTTACCTGGTGAAGCCGGTCAGCGACGGCGACATCAAGCTGCCCACCGACGGTTACCAGGCGCCGAACGAGATCCAGCGCCTGCTGGGCAACATGGATAACGACGG contains:
- a CDS encoding prepilin peptidase yields the protein MQGDYLVYGLLTALAIALLFAAFTDMRRRQIDNWLNAGIALAAPVYWYASGLTLWPGVALQFAVAAGAFAILAVLFALKMMGGGDVKLLTALALWLPWQPFLQLVVLMSLLGGVLTIVLGSWHVMRRQKDKLKIPYGVAIATAGIWVLAVNYWPVSQAAGGHLG
- the cpaB gene encoding Flp pilus assembly protein CpaB, yielding MDKRKLILLVGALIVAIGTAFAARSLFIGASTPKAEAAAKVPKGPKVLVAQRALPVGTIITADAVGYQDWPKGLVQDAYFIDGEADMSKLLGTVVRHPITAGEPITQGSLVAPGDRGFLAAALGPGMRAVTIPVSARTGVAGFVFPGDHIDLVLTQSVKGQGQGQTLKASETILKNLRVLATDQKTSSETVDGKTRVRTFSTVTIEVTPKLAEEVAVAQTIGTISLSLRSLADSQSDLDKALATSDVKVPNGASKAEEDQLIRTALARPSDKGSTYTTGGDVSRFQRKSMPAMSPSPAFGQPMGAGPIASARPAGPVVRVTRGKNTEAVVVGAK
- a CDS encoding type II and III secretion system protein family protein, with the protein product MKRRITSSLLAAVFVAAPLALMPAVTPANAQAANQPSKTIVLSIGRGQLITVPGKMSDVFVADDAIADVQVKSTNQLYVFGKGGGETTVYASNSRGDVVWSANIRVGSNIDSIDQMLRLAMPEAKIHVATMNNTVLLTGTVKAPEDAAEAERLVKAFVGDKTNVISRLKMATPLQVNLQVKIAEVSRTLVRDIGVNLVNRDNTGGFVFGVSQGAAPGTIGAINTSGFPSLDASSLYGLPAGSVSLPFNPATGKFVTGGTNYTFNPNASGATRLGMAGRLLGMDVLGALDLGEKLGLVTTLSQPNLTALSGETADFLAGGEFPIPISQGLGTTTIQYRKYGVSLAYTPTVLANGRISLRVRPEVSELSSQGAVTLNGFTVPALTVRRAETTVELGSGQSFMIAGLMSNNSQNNLQKAPGLGDIPILGSLFRSTNYQKGQTELVIVVTPYLVKPVSDGDIKLPTDGYQAPNEIQRLLGNMDNDGKSGATRPMPTEKEGTVQSGPEIGALDKSSMPAQRPDTRANRKSRGQRQAKAGDAAPGFSF